A section of the Rhizobium sp. BG4 genome encodes:
- a CDS encoding DNA-3-methyladenine glycosylase 2 family protein: MLSSATDSKPPRGDVQIIRNEGDVEQGLSELLRLDPRLSVVAADAGPLPLRLREPGFAGLAHIIVSQMVSRASAEAIWRRMLPADGELTAESYVMLHDEAWREFGLSRAKATTLSGIATAVAAGHLDLTALSVLPPGEALHALTTLKGVGPWTAEVYLMFCCGHADIFPSGDVALQNAVAAAFGLAQRPQAKALAAMAEAWSPWRSVAARLFWAYYAQKLGRGLVPVA, encoded by the coding sequence ATGCTTTCTTCTGCCACGGATTCGAAACCACCGCGAGGCGACGTGCAGATCATTCGAAACGAAGGCGATGTCGAGCAGGGACTGTCGGAATTGCTGCGCCTCGACCCGCGCCTTTCCGTCGTCGCCGCCGATGCCGGACCGCTGCCTCTGCGGCTGCGCGAGCCGGGATTTGCCGGACTGGCGCATATCATCGTCTCGCAGATGGTGTCGCGGGCGAGCGCCGAGGCGATCTGGCGGCGGATGCTGCCTGCCGATGGCGAGCTGACCGCCGAGAGCTATGTGATGTTGCATGACGAGGCGTGGCGGGAGTTCGGGCTCTCCCGGGCCAAGGCCACGACCCTTTCGGGGATCGCCACCGCCGTCGCCGCCGGGCACCTCGATCTCACAGCACTTTCGGTACTGCCGCCGGGCGAGGCGTTGCATGCACTGACAACGCTGAAGGGTGTCGGCCCCTGGACGGCGGAGGTCTATCTGATGTTCTGCTGCGGCCATGCGGATATTTTTCCGTCCGGCGATGTGGCGCTGCAGAATGCCGTGGCCGCGGCATTCGGTCTCGCTCAACGGCCACAGGCGAAAGCGCTGGCTGCGATGGCGGAAGCGTGGTCGCCCTGGAGGTCCGTCGCCGCAAGGCTTTTCTGGGCTTACTATGCCCAGAAACTCGGCCGCGGCCTCGTGCCGGTCGCCTGA
- the gluQRS gene encoding tRNA glutamyl-Q(34) synthetase GluQRS: MTTTQRQKPVFRFAPSPNGPLHLGHALSAFINQDMAKASGGRLLLRIEDIDLTRCTPDFETGIYRDMDWLEIDWEKPARRQSEHFGEYQAALQKLIDHGLVYPSFMTRGEVKAEVTAFEANGGSWPRDPDGSPHYPPRDRGLTQDEREERLRSGAKHAWRLDTRRALDEVGAKLDWTETGDGETGTIKADPAAWGDVILSRSDAPSSYHLSVVLDDALQGVTHVVRGMDLFHATSVHRLLQSLLGLPAPIYHHHRLITDASGRKLSKSEGDTGLAELPKGLSVAGVRQLVGL, encoded by the coding sequence ATGACAACGACTCAGCGTCAAAAGCCCGTCTTCCGTTTTGCCCCAAGCCCGAACGGGCCGCTGCATCTCGGCCACGCGCTGTCCGCCTTCATCAATCAGGACATGGCGAAGGCTTCGGGCGGCCGTTTGCTGCTGCGCATAGAAGACATCGACCTGACGCGTTGCACACCCGATTTCGAGACCGGCATCTATCGGGATATGGACTGGCTTGAAATCGACTGGGAAAAACCGGCCCGCCGCCAGTCGGAACATTTCGGCGAGTACCAGGCAGCGCTTCAAAAGCTGATCGACCACGGCCTCGTCTATCCGTCCTTCATGACCCGCGGCGAGGTGAAGGCCGAGGTTACGGCATTCGAGGCCAATGGCGGCAGCTGGCCACGCGATCCCGACGGCTCGCCGCATTATCCCCCACGGGACCGGGGACTGACGCAGGACGAGCGCGAGGAACGGCTGAGATCAGGCGCCAAACATGCCTGGCGCCTCGATACAAGGCGTGCGCTCGATGAGGTTGGCGCCAAGCTCGATTGGACAGAAACCGGCGATGGCGAGACCGGCACGATCAAGGCCGATCCGGCGGCATGGGGAGACGTGATCCTGTCGCGCTCAGATGCGCCTTCGAGCTACCACCTGTCGGTCGTCCTCGACGACGCCCTGCAAGGCGTCACGCATGTCGTGCGCGGCATGGACCTTTTCCACGCGACCTCGGTCCACCGGCTATTGCAGTCCCTGCTCGGGCTTCCCGCACCGATCTACCATCACCACCGGCTGATCACCGATGCTTCAGGCCGCAAGCTGTCCAAGAGCGAGGGCGATACCGGGCTGGCGGAACTGCCCAAGGGGCTCTCAGTGGCCGGCGTCAGGCAGCTTGTCGGTCTCTGA
- a CDS encoding SDR family oxidoreductase: protein MAEPRTIIVTGCSSGIGAHCARALKADGWRVFATVRKQEDLGSLEADGIEAFRMDYANGDSIADFMREVEALSGGRIDALFNNGAYGQPGAVEDLTTDVLREQFETNFFGWHDLTRRVLPLMRRHGSGRIVQCSSILGVVPYRYRGAYTASKFALEGLSVTLRMELRGSGIHVSLIEPGPIASRFTANALAKINEHIDVRGSVHAADYRRQLARLDGSGPVSRHKLQPDAVYAVLKHALNSKNPKPHYPVTVPAKQGMMLKRLLPADLFYRLMRWTD, encoded by the coding sequence ATGGCTGAACCGCGCACAATCATCGTTACCGGATGCTCGTCCGGTATCGGTGCCCATTGCGCACGCGCCCTCAAGGCCGATGGCTGGAGGGTCTTCGCCACTGTACGGAAACAGGAAGATCTCGGATCGCTTGAGGCCGATGGCATCGAAGCCTTCCGCATGGATTATGCCAATGGCGATTCCATCGCCGATTTCATGCGTGAGGTGGAAGCGCTCTCGGGCGGGCGGATCGACGCGCTCTTCAACAACGGCGCCTACGGCCAGCCGGGCGCCGTCGAAGACCTGACGACCGACGTGCTGCGCGAACAGTTCGAGACGAATTTCTTCGGCTGGCACGACCTGACGCGCCGGGTGCTGCCGCTGATGCGCAGGCACGGAAGCGGCCGGATCGTCCAGTGCTCTTCCATCCTCGGCGTCGTGCCCTATCGTTACCGGGGAGCCTATACCGCATCGAAGTTCGCGCTCGAAGGTCTGAGCGTCACCCTCAGGATGGAACTGCGGGGCAGCGGCATCCATGTGAGCCTCATCGAACCGGGGCCGATCGCCTCTCGCTTCACGGCCAACGCGCTCGCCAAGATCAACGAACACATCGATGTGCGCGGCTCCGTGCATGCGGCAGATTATCGCCGCCAGCTCGCCCGCCTTGACGGCAGCGGTCCGGTCAGCCGACATAAACTACAACCGGATGCGGTTTATGCGGTGCTGAAACACGCATTGAACTCGAAAAATCCGAAGCCACATTATCCTGTAACGGTTCCGGCAAAGCAGGGCATGATGCTGAAGAGGCTGCTGCCTGCAGATCTCTTCTACCGCCTGATGCGCTGGACCGACTGA
- a CDS encoding twin transmembrane helix small protein translates to MSTATYILAIIVMGLVALVLIRGLFNMMKGGDSNLSNKLMQLRVLLQAIAVILIMLTLWLTGGGRPT, encoded by the coding sequence ATGTCCACGGCCACTTACATTCTCGCCATCATCGTCATGGGCCTCGTCGCCCTGGTGCTGATCCGCGGCCTCTTCAACATGATGAAGGGTGGCGATTCCAATCTGTCGAACAAGCTCATGCAGCTGCGCGTGCTCTTGCAGGCGATCGCCGTCATCCTGATCATGCTGACACTGTGGCTGACCGGCGGCGGCCGCCCGACCTGA
- a CDS encoding HNH endonuclease, with translation MTIAVSPQALPALVLNADYRPLSYYPLSLWSWQDAIKAVFLDRVNIIAEYEHSVSSPSFSMRLPSVVCLKTYVQPSRNPAFTRFNVFLRDKFECQYCGDHNDLTFDHVIPRAHGGETTWENVVAACSPCNLRKGSKLPKQAGMFPHQKPYQPTVQDLHNNGRLFPPNYLHDSWLDYLYWDSELQP, from the coding sequence TTGACGATTGCAGTCTCCCCCCAGGCCCTGCCGGCGCTCGTCCTGAACGCTGACTACAGGCCTTTGAGTTATTATCCCTTGTCGCTCTGGTCCTGGCAGGACGCGATCAAGGCGGTCTTCCTTGACCGTGTGAATATCATCGCAGAGTACGAACACTCGGTGTCTTCTCCGAGCTTTTCGATGCGGCTTCCCAGTGTCGTTTGCCTCAAGACCTACGTTCAGCCGTCCCGTAATCCCGCCTTCACGCGCTTCAACGTGTTCCTTCGCGACAAGTTCGAGTGCCAGTATTGCGGCGATCACAACGACCTGACCTTCGACCACGTCATCCCGCGCGCTCATGGCGGCGAGACGACCTGGGAGAATGTCGTGGCGGCCTGCTCCCCCTGCAATCTCAGGAAGGGCAGCAAGCTACCGAAGCAGGCAGGCATGTTCCCGCATCAAAAGCCGTATCAGCCGACAGTGCAGGACCTGCACAATAACGGCCGGCTCTTTCCGCCGAACTATCTGCACGACAGCTGGCTCGACTATCTCTACTGGGATAGCGAACTGCAGCCCTGA